In the Paralichthys olivaceus isolate ysfri-2021 chromosome 17, ASM2471397v2, whole genome shotgun sequence genome, one interval contains:
- the prpf4bb gene encoding pre-mRNA processing factor 4Bb, whose amino-acid sequence MADVEMDIASSRMNNGNEHVKQDLESHERSGNEDSGEMSEEEEEEEEEEGEAETNGEKTEEASKHHSSSSGKHKRKKHKHRSKHKKHKHAIDEDKDRKRRHRHKHRKHKRKEGSSPSGAVLSGSSSHKKVESSPSSGNPSLDDRALLEDLEKQRAMIKAELDSQLMEGKVQSGMGLILQGYNSGSEEDGDARVRNGEQRQRGSSGKPISPRGGKSGKSRRDSTEGSKSSAKRRSKSAERPTKESKQDKVTKSTKDTGVKDRGRGRSRSKERKRSDSADRSKERKKSNSPSAWRGEEKGGRTDKRSSPQRDDRSNQERATRRSRSPGRERPSRPDADRDKRPTKSPSKDASSGKENRSPYRRGPHSPARKRSPSPRQRDARHPSASATDRTSKQSHSPSRTRSPPRRGRSRSPDLRRRDVDRQESPLRKRMRADVGPGRDRSRENSPRAAAARRRMSRSPLRRRSLSPRRRSRSSPRRRSRSPLGYRGGDRDRYGRPRQYRRSMSRDRDRRRRRSRDEDKFKGSLSEGMKVDQESSEEEVLEDFDGEEIDEEALIEQRRQQRLAIVQKYKVGNEDSNMVSEPSSPQSSTRSRSPSPDDILERVAADVKEYERENLNTFEANIKAKHNLIAQEKDGANPKKPSAPDMFIESDDMFAADFDNARMRAAGVGKDFKENPNLRDNWTDAEGYYRVNIGETLDKRYDVYGYTGQGVFSNVIRARDTARGGQEVAVKIIRNNELMQKTGLKELEFLKKLNDADPDDKFHCLRLFRHFYHKQHLCLVFEPLSMNLREVLKKYGKDVGLHFKAVRSYSQQLFLALKLLKRCNILHADIKPDNILVNESKTILKLCDFGSASHVADNDITPYLVSRFYRAPEIIIGKPYDYGIDMWSVGCTLYELYTGKILFPGSSNNHMIKLAMDLKGKMPNKMIRKGLFKDQHFDQNLNFLYIEVDKVTEREKVTVMSTINPTKDLLADMIGGQRLPEDQRKKVMQLKDLLDSTLMLDPAKRITINQALQHPFIQEKI is encoded by the exons ATGGCCGACGTAGAAATGGACATCGCGTCCAGCAGAATGAATAATGGCAACGAACACGT GAAGCAGGATCTGGAAAGCCACGAAAGAAGTGGAAATGAGGACAGTGGAGAGAtgtctgaggaagaagaagaagaggaggaggaagag GGAGAAGCAGAAACTAACGgtgagaagacagaggaggcgtccaaacatcacagcagcagcagcggtaaacacaagaggaaaaaacacaagcatCGTAGcaagcacaaaaaacacaaacatgccatTGACGAGGACAAGGACCGCAAACGCAGACATCGTcataaacacaggaaacacaaacgcAAAGAGGGCTCCTCTCCCTCTGGTGCTGTTCTCTCTGGCTCCTCCAGCCATAAAAAAGTTGaatcctctccctcctctggaAATCCGAGTCTGGACGACAGAGCCTTGCTGGAGGATTTGGAGAAACAGAGAGCGATGATCAAAGCTGAGCTTGACAGCCAGTTGATGGAGGGCAAGGTTCAGTCCGGCATGGGCTTGATCCTTCAGGGGTATAACTCTGGATCAGAGGAGGACGGAGACGCCAGGGTAAGAAATGGAGAGCAGCGTCAAAGGGGCAGTTCAGGTAAACCCATATCtcccagaggaggaaaaagtggGAAATCGAGACGGGACTCAACCGAGGGTAGTAAGTCCAGCGCCAAGCGTCGCAGTAAGTCTGCGGAGAGGCCTACTAAAGAGTCAAAGCAGGACAAGGTGACCAAAAGCACCAAGGACACTGGTGTAAAGGACAGAGGCCGCGGCAGAAGCAGGTCTAAAGAGAGAAAGCGCTCAGACAGCGCCGATAGGTCcaaggagagaaagaagtcCAACTCTCCCTCTgcgtggagaggagaggagaaaggcgGCCGCACTGATAAACGTTCCTCTCCTCAGCGGGATGACAGATCAAACCAGGAAAGAGCAACCCGGCGGTCCAGGTCACCTGGACGAGAGCGGCCGAGTCGCCCCGATGCTGACCGGGACAAGCGGCCGACCAAGTCTCCATCCAAGGACGCTTCATCGGGGAAAGAGAACCGCTCCCCTTACAGACGCGGACCTCACAGCCCTGCGAGGAAACGCAGTCCTTCCCCTCGCCAGAGAGACGCCCGCCACCCCTCGGCGAGTGCCACGGATAGGACTTCAAAACAGAGCCACTCTCCATCCAGAACAAGGTCCCCACCCAGGAGAGGCCGCAGTCGGTCACCAGATCTCAGGAGGAGGGACGTCGACAGGCAGGAGTCACCGTTAAG GAAACGCATGCGGGCGGATGTAGGGCCGGGCCGGGACAGATCACGAGAGAACAGTCCTCGAGCAGCAGCCGCTCGCCGCAGGATGAGTCGCTCACCTCTGAGACGGAGATCCCTGTCACCACGACGACGCTCCCGCTCTTCCCCTCGCCGACGGAGCAGGTCTCCACTGGGATACAG GGGTGGAGATAGAGACCGGTATGGTCGGCCCAGACAGTACCGGCGCTCAATGTCACGCGATCGGGATCGGAGGAGGCGGCGCAGCAGAGATGAAGACAAGTTCAAGGGGAGTCTTTCAGAGGGCATGAAGGTCGACCAGGAATCCTCAGAGGAAGAAGT cctgGAAGACTTTGACGGGGAAGAAATAGATGAAGAAGCTCTGATTGAACAGCGTCGCCAGCAGCGCCTGGCCATCGTCCAG aaatacAAAGTGGGGAATGAAGACAGCAACATGGTGTCGGAGCCCAGCAGCCCCCAGAGCAGCACACGGAGCCGCTCGCCCTCACCCGACGACATCCTCGAGCGAGTAGCTGCGGACGTTAAGGAGTATGAACGCGAGAATCTTAACACCTTCGAGGCCAACATTAAAGCCAAGCACAACCTCATCGCCCAGGAGAAAGACG GAGCCAATCCAAAGAAGCCTTCAGCCCCCGACATGTTCATAGAGTCAGACGACATGTTTGCTGCGGACTTTGAT AATGCCAGGATGAGAGCAGCAGGAGTAGGGAAGGACTTCAAGGAGAACCCCAACCTCAGGGACAACTGGACGGACGCTGAGGGTTACTACC GGGTGAACATCGGGGAGACCCTGGACAAGCGCTATGACGTGTATGGTTACACGGGCCAGGGAGTGTTCAGCAACGTGATCAGGGCCAGGGACACTGCAAGGGGCGGCCAGGAGGTGGCAGTCAAGATCATACGAAACAATGAGCTCAT GCAGAAGACCGGTTTGAAAGAGTTAGAATTCCTCAAGAAGCTGAATGACGCAGATCCGGACGACAAATTCCACTGCCTTCGTCTTTTCAGGCACTTCTACCACAAGCAGCATCTCTGTCTGGTGTTCGAGCCTCTCAG TATGAATTTACGAGAGGTGCTGAAGAAATATGGCAAAGATGTGGGGCTCCATTTCAAGGCCGTGCGATCCTACAGCCAGCAGCTCTTCTTGGCCCTCAAGCTGCTCAAACGATGCAACATCCTCCACGCTGACATCAAGCCAGACAATATCCTG GTGAATGAGTCTAAGACCATTCTGAAGCTGTGTGACTTTGGTTCTGCGTCCCACGTTGCAGACAACGACATCACACCGTACCTGGTCAGCAGGTTTTACCGAGCTCCAGAAATCA TCATCGGAAAGCCGTACGACTACGGCATCGACATGTGGTCTGTCGGCTGCACTTTGTACGAGCTCTACACCGGGAAAATCCTGTTTCCTGGATCTTCCAACAATCACATGATCAAACTGGCGATGGACCTGAAGGGCAAGATGCCCAACAAG ATGATCCGTAAAGGTTTGTTTAAAGACCAGCACTTCGATCAGAATTTGAACTTCCTGTACATTGAAGTCGACAAAGTAACAGAAAGG GAAAAGGTGACGGTGATGAGCACCATCAACCCCACCAAAGACCTGCTGGCGGACATGATAGGAGGCCAGCGACTGCCCGAGGACCAGAGGAAGAAGGTGATGCAGCTGAAGGACCTGCTGGACTCCACCCTGATGCTGGACCCAGCCAAACGCATCACCATCAACCAGGCTCTGCAGCACCCCTTTATCCAGGAGAAGATCTAA
- the pxdc1b gene encoding PX domain-containing protein 1, protein MASAVFEGTSLVNMFVRDCWVNGIRRLIISQRAEEEEFYEIRTEWSDRNILYLHRSYSDLGRLFKRLLESFPEDRRDLSKCPLIEGLVKIKEANDIEEKLNEVERLLKNAINMPCKYSRSEVMLTFFERSPLDQVLRNDKVHRIQPCFQSPIKISEIMRSNGFCLANTETIVFDHSIPEEKERPSSTDSVEHTYEDGTEFLPMESDVCDEETEAYVTNLSYYHLVPFETDILE, encoded by the exons ATGGCATCGGCCGTGTTCGAAGGGACGTCGCTGGTCAACATGTTCGTCCGGGACTGCTGGGTCAACGGGATCCGGAGACTCATCATCAGCCAGCGGGCCGAGGAAGAGGAGTTCTACGAGATCAGGACCGAGTGGTCGGACAGGAACATCTTATACTTGCACCGCAGTTACTCCGACCTGGGCCGGCTCTTCAAAAGACTGCTGGAGTCCTTCCCCGAGGACAGACGAGACCTGTCCAAGTGTCCCCTCATAGAAG ggcTGGTAAAGATCAAAGAGGCGAATGACATCGAAGAGAAGCTGAATGAGGTGGAACGATTACTGAAGAATGCCATCAACATGCCATGCAAG TACTCCAGGTCAGAGGTGATGTTGACGTTCTTCGAGCGGTCACCGCTGGACCAGGTGCTGAGGAATGACAAAGTCCACAGAATCCAGCCGTGCTTTCAGAGTCCGATCAAGATATCAG AAATCATGCGGTCGAATGGATTCTGTCTGGCCAACACAGAAACCATCGTGTTTGATCACAGTATCcctgaggagaaggagaggccTTCGTCCACAGACTCTGTGGAGCATAC GTACGAGGACGGAACAGAGTTTTTGCCGATGGAATCAGACGTGTGTGATGAGGAAACAGAGGCGTATGTCACCAACCTCTCGTACTACCATCTGGTCCCGTTTGAGACTGACATCCTAGAATGA